Proteins from a genomic interval of Cucumis melo cultivar AY chromosome 7, USDA_Cmelo_AY_1.0, whole genome shotgun sequence:
- the LOC103492998 gene encoding uncharacterized protein LOC103492998 isoform X1 yields MASNGAIPRAEDAGNSLEKIKRQLASGSGRNLLQGPLLKRSETLRKWNERWVILDPTTGKMEYKIRRNEATIKGSIIFDANSNITVSPVNFHGLPKYDGCCIYIGTPQKQDYFLCAETPGAARAWVSTLHILGFQSFSLTLVDDSPSATQLVLKAHKEAVNSLSGNGSAKLGTVATVVAAANSTAQESSKEIERAMQISLRNTLGIIANKTTDGPMDDLAIMKETLRVKDEELQNLARDLRARDSTINDIAEKLSETAEAAEAAASAAHMMDKQRKIVCAEIQRIKEDSEKQLDASILKLKEYEAKLMDMSRERDQLIKQRDGANQEAHMWRSELAKAREQAVILEGAVVRAEEKIRVSEADAEARIKDAKQKELAALQEKQELMAYINRLQAQIQRQHIQVFEEKMESCPGNDNSLLTKHIDSSDDNVDKACLSDSRAIPVSGEVNLRPIGDGEWSDIQTTEATIADVREIAAETEGSSLDITVVSQPVSSHHEQDVSSSNQP; encoded by the exons ATGGCCTCTAATGGTGCAATTCCG AGAGCGGAAGATGCCGGGAACAGTTTGGAGAAGATCAAGCGGCAGCTGGCCTCTGGGTCTGGTCGGAATTTGTTGCAGGGTCCCCTTCTAAAGCGATCTGAAACA TTGAGGAAATGGAATGAGCGATGGGTAATTTTGGACCCAACAACAGGGAAAATGGAATACAA AATTAGGAGAAATGAGGCAACTATCAAAGGATCTATTATATTTGATGCAAATAGCAATATTACTGTTTCTCCCGTGAATTTCCA TGGTCTACCAAAGTACGATGGTTGCTGTATCT ATATTGGCACACCCCAGAAACAAGATTACTTCCTCTGTGCTGAGACTCCTGGTGCAGCTAGAGCCTGGGTGTCTACTTTGCA TATACTTGGTTTTCAATCGTTTTCTTTAACATTGGTTGATGACTCCCCAAG TGCAACCCAATTGGTCCTGAAGGCCCATAAAGAAGCTGTAAATTCCTTGAGTGGCAATGGTTCTGCAAAATTGGGAACAGTCGCCACAGTAGTTGCTGCTGCCAATTCAACTGCCCAGGAAAGTTCTAAAGAAATTGAAAGAGCAATGCAGATATCTTTAAGAAATACTCTGGGAATTATTGCAAATAAAACAACTGATGGCCCAATGGACGATTTAGCGATTATGAAG GAGACGCTGCGAGTCAAGGATGAGGAACTACAGAATTTGGCTCGTGATCTACGTGCACGAGATTCAACAATAAATGATATAGCTGAAAAATTATCTGAGACAGCTGAAGCTGCCGAGGCTGCTGCTTCTGCAGCCCATATGATGGATAAACAAAGGAAAATCGTTTGTGCAGAAATTCAACGTATAAAAGAAGATTCTGAGAAGCAACTGGATGCATCCATCTTGAAG CTCAAAGAGTACGAAGCAAAATTAATGGATATGAGTAGAGAAAGAGATCAGTTGATAAAACAAAGAGATGGTGCTAATCAGGAAGCACATATGTGGCGATCTGAGCTTGCAAAAGCTAGAGAGCAGGCTGTGATTCTAGAAGGTGCTGTTGTGAGAGCGGAGGAAAAAATCAGGGTTTCAGAGGCTGATGCCGAAGCGAGGATAAAAGATGCTAAACAGAAAGAGTTGGCTGCTTTGCAGGAGAAGCAGGAGCTTATGGCATATATAAATAGGTTACAAGCACAAATTCAGAG ACAACATATACAAGTTTTTGAGGAGAAGATGGAGTCTTGCCCAGGTAATGATAATTCTCTGCTAACAAAGCACATTGACTCGTCAGATGATAATGTGGATAAAGCATGCTTGAGTGACTCTAGAGCAATACCAGTCTCTGGTGAGGTCAACCTACGACCGATTGGAGATGGGGAATGGAGTGATATTCAGACAACAGAAGCAACAATTGCTGATGTTAGAGAAATTGCCGCAGAAACTGAAGGAAGCAGTTTAGATATTACTGTTGTTAGCCAACCTGTTAGCAGCCATCATGAGCAAGATGTGAGCTCTTCCAATCAACCATAA
- the LOC103492998 gene encoding uncharacterized protein LOC103492998 isoform X2: MASNGAIPRAEDAGNSLEKIKRQLASGSGRNLLQGPLLKRSETLRKWNERWVILDPTTGKMEYKIRRNEATIKGSIIFDANSNITVSPVNFHGLPKYDGCCIYIGTPQKQDYFLCAETPGAARAWVSTLHATQLVLKAHKEAVNSLSGNGSAKLGTVATVVAAANSTAQESSKEIERAMQISLRNTLGIIANKTTDGPMDDLAIMKETLRVKDEELQNLARDLRARDSTINDIAEKLSETAEAAEAAASAAHMMDKQRKIVCAEIQRIKEDSEKQLDASILKLKEYEAKLMDMSRERDQLIKQRDGANQEAHMWRSELAKAREQAVILEGAVVRAEEKIRVSEADAEARIKDAKQKELAALQEKQELMAYINRLQAQIQRQHIQVFEEKMESCPGNDNSLLTKHIDSSDDNVDKACLSDSRAIPVSGEVNLRPIGDGEWSDIQTTEATIADVREIAAETEGSSLDITVVSQPVSSHHEQDVSSSNQP, encoded by the exons ATGGCCTCTAATGGTGCAATTCCG AGAGCGGAAGATGCCGGGAACAGTTTGGAGAAGATCAAGCGGCAGCTGGCCTCTGGGTCTGGTCGGAATTTGTTGCAGGGTCCCCTTCTAAAGCGATCTGAAACA TTGAGGAAATGGAATGAGCGATGGGTAATTTTGGACCCAACAACAGGGAAAATGGAATACAA AATTAGGAGAAATGAGGCAACTATCAAAGGATCTATTATATTTGATGCAAATAGCAATATTACTGTTTCTCCCGTGAATTTCCA TGGTCTACCAAAGTACGATGGTTGCTGTATCT ATATTGGCACACCCCAGAAACAAGATTACTTCCTCTGTGCTGAGACTCCTGGTGCAGCTAGAGCCTGGGTGTCTACTTTGCA TGCAACCCAATTGGTCCTGAAGGCCCATAAAGAAGCTGTAAATTCCTTGAGTGGCAATGGTTCTGCAAAATTGGGAACAGTCGCCACAGTAGTTGCTGCTGCCAATTCAACTGCCCAGGAAAGTTCTAAAGAAATTGAAAGAGCAATGCAGATATCTTTAAGAAATACTCTGGGAATTATTGCAAATAAAACAACTGATGGCCCAATGGACGATTTAGCGATTATGAAG GAGACGCTGCGAGTCAAGGATGAGGAACTACAGAATTTGGCTCGTGATCTACGTGCACGAGATTCAACAATAAATGATATAGCTGAAAAATTATCTGAGACAGCTGAAGCTGCCGAGGCTGCTGCTTCTGCAGCCCATATGATGGATAAACAAAGGAAAATCGTTTGTGCAGAAATTCAACGTATAAAAGAAGATTCTGAGAAGCAACTGGATGCATCCATCTTGAAG CTCAAAGAGTACGAAGCAAAATTAATGGATATGAGTAGAGAAAGAGATCAGTTGATAAAACAAAGAGATGGTGCTAATCAGGAAGCACATATGTGGCGATCTGAGCTTGCAAAAGCTAGAGAGCAGGCTGTGATTCTAGAAGGTGCTGTTGTGAGAGCGGAGGAAAAAATCAGGGTTTCAGAGGCTGATGCCGAAGCGAGGATAAAAGATGCTAAACAGAAAGAGTTGGCTGCTTTGCAGGAGAAGCAGGAGCTTATGGCATATATAAATAGGTTACAAGCACAAATTCAGAG ACAACATATACAAGTTTTTGAGGAGAAGATGGAGTCTTGCCCAGGTAATGATAATTCTCTGCTAACAAAGCACATTGACTCGTCAGATGATAATGTGGATAAAGCATGCTTGAGTGACTCTAGAGCAATACCAGTCTCTGGTGAGGTCAACCTACGACCGATTGGAGATGGGGAATGGAGTGATATTCAGACAACAGAAGCAACAATTGCTGATGTTAGAGAAATTGCCGCAGAAACTGAAGGAAGCAGTTTAGATATTACTGTTGTTAGCCAACCTGTTAGCAGCCATCATGAGCAAGATGTGAGCTCTTCCAATCAACCATAA
- the LOC103492999 gene encoding protein JASON, translated as MCSQLRRELGFFCWSLVGFLDRSVSRAMGCFFDCFKVRDDRHRPRSHLVSEPPCSKYRAPVVARNQLSSLFLSEENEESPKKDSGSKSFGSPRYTKELMDEAKFLKACGAIVETPAEIRKTSRKLSNASLESGSAERSPSSCITGEQTQRVSAQHIEGSENGSEAALSSPDNVMTTCRSKSVRFECDINESPSRSSSGSGREKVKGFDSLGNRSVSKSSPYPTPLQLSDEMQTPGTVFPANLDHGKARIRSQYVYSVMNPVESAAQLKALKEEDSNLEGVSKEMGESVEELEMMTPMPERNVRANAREKDLMVEASLSAWLKPVSTHDDDSKKFGAAHRSIRVGKSAGDRPIIGMVAAHWNEDEPIQVSPKEWDGNGIPNSTNKYKEDQKVSWHATPFEERLEKALSEESIVTRKNFQGKLVAFDEEDDTAVSRLQSSIQRSSVVSY; from the exons ATGTGCTCGCAGTTGAGGCGTGAATTGGGGTTTTTTTGCTGGTCTTTGGTAGGGTTTCTTGATCGATCGGTTTCAAGAGCAATGGGCTGTTTCTTTGATTGCTTCAAAGTCAGAGATGATCGCCATCGACCTCGATCGCACCTTGTTTCTGAGCCACCTTGTTCCAAGTACAGG GCACCTGTGGTAGCTCGAAATCAGTTATCATCTCTCTTCCTGTCTGAAG aaaatgaagaatcCCCAAAGAAGGATTCGGGTTCCAAGTCTTTTGGGTCTCCACGGTACACCAAGGAGTTGATGGATGAG GCCAAATTTCTTAAGGCATGTGGGGCTATAGTGGAGACCCCAGCTGAAATTCGGAAAACATCCAGAAAGCTTTCAAATGCTTCCCTTGAGTCAGGTTCTGCTGAACGTTCACCTAGCAG TTGTATTACCGGTGAACAGACTCAAAGAGTCTCTGCTCAGCACATTGAAGGCAGTGAGAATGGAAGTGAAGCTGCTCTTAGTAGTCCTGATAATGTGATGACTACATGCCGGAGTAAATCTGTACGTTTTGAATGTGATATAAACGAATCCCCCAGCCGAAGTTCATCTGGAAGCGgaagagaaaaagtaaaagGATTTGATTCATTAGGCAATAGGAGTGTATCAAAGTCATCGCCTTATCCAACTCCTCTACAGCTATCTGACGAAATGCAAACTCCCGGAACTGTTTTTCCAGCAAACTTGGATCATGGGAAAGCAAGAATCAGGTCCCAGTACGTTTATTCAGTTATGAACCCGGTTGAGAGTGCCGCTCAATTGAAGGCACTGAAGGAAGAAGATTCTAACCTGGAAGGAGTTTCAAAAGAAATGGGAGAATCTGTTGAAGAGCTTGAAATGATGACACCTATGCCAGAAAGGAATGTGAGAGCAAATGCACGTGAGAAGGACTTGATGGTGGAAGCAAGCTTGTCTGCTTGGTTGAAACCAGTATCTACTCATGATGATGATAGCAAGAAATTTGGAGCTGCACATAGGTCAATTCGTGTTGGAAAAAGTGCAGGGGACAGGCCAATCATAGGGATGGTTGCCGCTCACTGGAACGAGGATGAACCTATTCAAGTCTCACCCAAGGAATGGGATGGGAACGGAATCCCAAATTCCACCAATAAGTACAAGGAG GATCAAAAAGTGAGTTGGCATGCGACACCATTTGAGGAGAGGCTGGAGAAGGCCTTATCAGAAGAAAGCATAGTTACAAG GAAGAATTTCCAAGGAAAGCTAGTAGCTTTTGATGAGGAAGATGATACAGCAGTTTCGCGATTACAATCTTCAATCCAGCGAAGTTCAGTGGTATCATATTGA